The genomic segment GGCAATACCGACGAGTTCTTTCTGGCCGACCCCAGCGAACTGGAGGCCGAGACGCGGGCCTACCGCGAGTTTCTGGAAGGGCAACTTGGCGGCGTGCCCACCGAACTCGCCGCTTTGCCCCTGACGGCGACGGCGGCGGACGGCGAGGTGCTGCTGGCCCACGGCAGCCCGGCGGACGCGTGGGAGGCCCTGTTCAACTTGTCCGACGAGGAGAAGATGGCGCGGGTGCAGAACTGGCCGGGCGCGAAGGTCGTCGTCGTCGGGCACACCCACACCGAGGCAGTCTGGACGCGGGACGGCCTCACCTTCGTGAATGCCGGGGCCGTTTCACGCCAGAAGGACGGCGACCCCACCGCCCGCTGGGTGCTGCTGGAGCGCCGCGCGGGGGTCTGGAACGTGACCTTCTGCCGCACGCCCTACGACACCGAAGCCGCCGCACGGTGGGCCACCGACCACGCCCCGGACGGCGGCGCTGAAGCCTACATGGTGCGGACCGGCCTCAGGCCGTAAAGCCCTCGCCCTCCTCGGCCAGCCGCAGAACGTCCCCGAAGGGAAAGCCCTCGTCCTCCAGCCCGCCGGGGGGGACTACCCAGAGGGTCGGCATACGGGGAGGCTGGGTCGGAAAGTCACCGTAGCCGTCGGTGAGGTAGATCAGCACGTCCGGCTCGTGCGTCTCCGCCAGCGCGAAGATGGGCCGGAAGTCGGTGCCGCCGCCGCCCTGGGGCGGGGGGATGGGGTCGCCGGGGCGCAGTTCCCAGGGGCCATAGGCTTCGGTATCGGCGTAGTAGAGGGTCGCGCGGACGTGCGGGTACGCGCCCAGCACCCCCTGCACCTCGGCCACCAGCGCCCGCACCGCCGCGTCGTCCACGCTGCCGGAGGTGTCCACGGCGACGAGGGCGGTCAGCGACTCGTCGTCCAGCGCCTCCAGATACAGCCCCCGTCCCACAAAGCGGCGGTCGAAGCCCCCGAAGTCCACCGGCGTCCGCGCCAGAAAGCGCCAGAGCTGCGCCCGCCAGTCCAGCCGCGCGGGCGAGAGCCGGGCGAGTTCGCGGTGCATGCCCAGGGGGTCGTGCCCCTGCCCCGCCATCGCCTCCACGCTGCGGGCCTGCGCGAGTGCTTGCTGCCACTGCCGCGCCCCCTGGCCCCCCGGCTTGCCGTCACGCGGCGGGGCGTCGGAGGGCGGGCCGTCCAGCAGATCGTCGGCCTCGTCCTGGCCGTCCTGGGCTTCGCGGCCTTCCAGCGAGGTGTAGACCTCCTCCACGCTGAGGCGCTCCAGATGCTCGTCGCGGGCGGCCCCCGGCGGCAGCGGCAGCCCGGCGGCGGCGACCATCCCGTTCACGATGGTGTCGGCGGCGCGGTTCCAGCGCTTCTTCTCGCGCGGTCCCCGGCGGGGCACGTGCGAGAGCGCCGCGTGCAGGACCTCGTGCAGCAGCAGGCCGTCGAGCACGTCGGGCGGGAGGCTGGCCGCCACCTCCGGATTCACGTACACCCGCTCGCCGTCGGTGCCTGCCGCCGCGACCTCGCGCGAGGGCACGAACTCCGCGTGCAGCAGCAGCGTGGCGAAAAAGGCGGACTTGCCCCGCAGCCGCAGCCGCGAGCCGGAGATCAACGGTTGGAGGTCGGGGGAGGTCACGGGGCGGCCCTCATCCCCCCGCCAGCTCCAGCGTCCCCGCCACCAGCGTGGCCAGCCGCTCGTCGCGCGAGAGCAGCCCGGCGAGGTCGCCGAGTTGTCCGGTCGCCTGGAACTTGCTCACCAGCGTGGCGACATACAGTTGCAACCACTCCGGCCCGGCGGCGTCGGCCAGCCAGGTGAAGGCGTGGTAGGCCTCGTCCGCATTGGCGGCGCGGGCGGCGAGGCCCACCACGGCGGCATACCGGACGCTGGGTTCGGCGGGCAGCCTTAGCCCTGCGCCCTGGCCGCGCAGCACCAGCCCCAGGTCGGGCAGGCCCTCGTACAGCCGGACGAAGGCGGCGAACTCGGCCCCGGCCGCCTCCCCCACGGCGGGCGCAGCGTCCAGCCCGGCGCGGTGCAGTTGCGCGGCCATCTCCCACGCGCGGGGACTCGGCCACGCGGGTTGCGTGGGGTCCAGGTGGTGCAGCAACTCGGGCCGGAAGGTCAGGAAGGCGATCACGTGCTCGTGCAGCCCCTTCCCCAGCGCGTAGGAGCGCCACGAGTCGAAGTCGGGCCGCACGCCGAGGTGCAGGAAGCGGTTGGCGAGGGGCGGGGGCATGTCAAAGACGCTCGCCCGGTCCTCCTTGCGGTTGCCTGCGGCCCACACGAACCAGCCCTCCGGCAGCTCGTAGCTCCCGACCCGGCGGTCGAGGATGAGCTGCTGCGCCATCCCCTGCATGGTGGGCGGGGCCATGTTCACCTCGTCCAAGAAGAGGACGCCCTGCCCCCCGCGTGGCAGGAACTCGGGCGGATACCAGCGGCTCACGCCCCCGCCCTGGCCGTCGGCCTCGGGCACCGGCAGACCGCGCAGGTCGGTGGGCGCGAGCTGCGAGAGGCGCACATCCACGAAGTCCAGCCCGTGCGCGGCGGCCACCTGCGCGACCACGCTGCTTTTGCCCACGCCGGGCGGCCCCCAGATCATGGTGGAGAGCTTGAGGTTCCCCGTGACTAGCGCGGAAAGGTACGACTGCAACTCGGCGGGGGTGAGGGTCACGGGGGAGAGGGTAGCGCGTGGGGGCGGGTCAGCGCGGAGAGGGGGCGGACAGTTCGCCGCGCAAGCGTTCGCGCAACTCGCCCGCCGAGTACGCCCGCGAGGGGAGGCGCACCAGCCGCAATCCCGCCGACCGGAATGCTACGTCCTTCACCGCGTCCCGGTGCTGCTGTTTTTCGCTGCCGTGGGAGGCCCCGTCCAGCTCGATGGCGAGCACCGGGCGGTAAGCCGCCCCACCGTCCACGATCAGAAAGTCCACGTGCTTGTCCCTGAGCCGCGCGTAGGTCGCCTGCCGCCCCTCCTGCGCCGTGATTTTGAACAGATCGTTCAGCCGGACATTCGGAAAGACCCGGTAGGAGGTGCCCGCCAGCGCTTCCTCCAGCGCCCCGAAGAAAGCGTGCTCGTCCCGGCTGAAGAAATACCGCTTGACCTCCACGGGCAGGCGGTCGGGCACGGTGCCCGGTGGGGACGGCGGGGTGGGCTGGGCGCGGGGCGTTTCCCGGACACCGAACAGGCTGGCGAGACAACCGAGGGGAGCCATACGGGCGAGCCTACCGGGTCGGCGGGCGGGCCGGGGCGGCATCTTCGTCACCCTTTCCCCGCGTAGACTGGGCCAAACTGCCCTTCTTTCCCCCACGCCCCCGCTATACTTCCCCCGATTCTTTGACCCGGTTCAATTTACCTGCGTCCACTCTGTCTGCCGCGCCCATCTCAGGAGGCCCTGCCCTTGCTGCCGCTCGAACATAAAATCCTCTTCTTCCTTTTCGCCCTGGTCGCCGGACTGTACGGCCTGTGGGGCTTTTACCGCCTCTACCTGCGGATTCGCCGGGGCGCCCCCGCCTCCGAGATCCGCTGGAACGAGATGGGGTCGCGGCTGTGGTACGCCGCCAAAACCTCGCTGACGCAGGAGCGCACCTTCCGCCGCCGCCCGTGGGTCAGTGCGCTGCACAGCCTGATCTTCTACGGGTTCGTGTACTACCTGCTCGTGAACGTGGTGGACGGACTGGAAGGCTTTATCCCCTTCCACATCTATTCCGATACCTTCCTGGGCGCCACCTACAACCTGCTGGCCGACGTGCTGTCGTTCCTGGTCCTTGTCGGCGTGGTGAGCCTGGTGGTGCGCCGCCTCTTCCACCCGTCCAAGCGGGACTTCCGCTTCACCGAGAAGACGCTGCTGCACCCGCGTGTCAAGAACAACTTCATCAAGCGCGACTCACTGATCGTGTCGAGCTTCATCTTCTTCCACGTCGGCAGCCGCATCCTGGGCAACGCCGCCAAGATGGTGGAAGAAGCCCGCGACCTGGGCCGCTACGACGCCTTCCAGCCCATCTCGTCGGCGCTGGGGTCGGCGCTGTTCTCGGGCCTGAGTGAGCAGGCGATCCAGAACTGGCGCATCTTCGGGTACTGGGGAGCGCTGGGCAGCGTGCTCGCGTTCCTGGCCTACTTCCCCTACACCAAGCACATCCACATCTTCATGGCGCCGATCAACTACGCCCTCAAGCGTCCGGTCGGCTCGGGCGTGCTGCCCCCCATGAAGGGGCTGGAAGAGGCGATGGAGGCTGAGGAACCCAAGCTGGGCGCCGAGAAACTCGAGGACCTCGAGTGGCCCCGGCTGCTGGACGCCTACGCCTGCATCCAGTGCAACCGCTGCCAGGATGTATGCCCGGCGAACGCGACTGGCAAGGCCCTGAGTCCCGCCGCGCTGGAAATTAACAAGCGCATGGAGCTCAACGACCTGACCTCCAACGGGCAGAGCGGCGTGCTGCTGGGCGGCCCCAGTACCCTGGGCTTCGCCGCGCAGGGTCTCGCGGCTCCGGCGGGCGCTCCGCACCCCAGCCCCTTCGTGCTGCGGCCGACCGCCTTCGAGTCGGGGGCCAGCACCGCGCACCCGCTGCTGGAGTTCGCCATCAACGAGGAGTCGGTGTGGGCCTGCACGACCTGCGGCGCCTGCATGCAGGTCTGCCCGGTGCAGGACGAGCAGATGCTCGACATCATCGACATCCGCCGCCATCAGGTCATGGTCGCGGGCGAGTTCCCCCCGCAGCTTCAGACCGCCTTCCGGGGCATGGAGCGGGCCAGCAACCCCTGGGGCATTTCCCGTGACAAGCGCATGGAGTGGGCCGAGGGGCTGAAGGTGCCTACCATCGACGAAAACCCCGAGCCGGACGTCATCTACTGGGTGGGCTGCGCGGCCTCCTACGACCCCGGCGCCCAGAAGGTGTCCCGCGCCTTCGTGCAACTGCTCGACAAGGCGGGCGTGAATTACGCCGTCCTGGGCAAGAAGGAAGCCTGCACGGGCGACTCGGCCCGCCGGGCGGGGAACGAGTTCTTGTACCAGCAGCTCGCCCAGGAGAACGTGGAGACGCTCAACTCCGTGCGCCCGAAGCTGATCGTCGCCACCTGCCCGCACTGCATGAACGCCATCGGGCACGAGTACAAGCAGCTTGGCGGCCATTACCAGACCATCCATCACACCGAGTACCTCGAAACGCTGGTCGCGGCGGGCAAGCTGCCCCTGGCGCAGCTTCAGGAGCACGTCACCTACCACGACCCCTGCTACCTGGGCCGTCACAACGGCGTGTACGACGCGCCGCGCACGCTGATCACCCAGATGGCCGGACAGGTGCTGGAGCTGGAGCGCAGCCGCGAGGGGTCCTTCTGCTGCGGGGCGGGCGGGGCGCAGTTCTGGAAGGAGGAGGAAGAGGGCCGCGAGCGCGTCTCCGACAACCGCTTCCGCGAGATTCAGGCCCGGCTGGACGGCGCCACGCAGGCGGTCGCCGAGTACGAGCAGACCGGCAAGGTGGTCGCCGTGGGCTGCCCCTTCTGCAAGTCGATGATGAACTCGACGCCCGAGAAGGCCAAGCACGACGACATCGTGGTCAAGGACGTGGCCGAGCTGATGCTGGAAAGCGTGCAGCGGGCGACGGGCGAGTGGGTGGCCCCCACCGCCGCGCCGGAAAGCACCCTGGAGGACTCGCCCCAGCCCACCGTCCCCAACGCCGAAACGCCGATGGCCCGCACGGGCGCGGCCCCCAGCGCAGGCCTCGGGGACGACGTGGTGGGCAGCACCAGCGCCGACGTGCTCAACGCGCAGCCGGGCAGCCCGGTTGGGAACGCCGACACCCAGCCCGAAGCCCAGGCGGCCGCACCCAGCCCGCTGACCTCCAGCTCGGCGGATTCGTCGCCCCGGAAGGCGTGGAAGCCGGGAGAGGTCGCCAGCCCCCAGCCTGCTGCCGCCAGTGACGAGACTGGTCCCGCGCCCGCCCGCAAGAGCTGGAAGCCGAAGGGAAGCGGGGACGACGTGAGCGCGGCCCCGGTGGAGGAAGTGTCCAACGTCCAGCCGCCCGCCACCAGCGAGGGGGCGGCCCCGGCCCGCAAGGCCTGGAAGCCCAAAGCCAGTGACGACGTGAACCCCACGCCCGTCGTGCCCGAGGCGCAGGCCGAAGCCGCTGCCCCCGCCCGCAAAGCCTGGAAGCCGAAGGCCACGGCCGAATCCCAGCCTGCCGAGGCCGCCCCGGAGCCGTCCGTTACGGTCGCGGCCCCAGTATTGGAGACGGCCGCGCCCACGGGCGAGCGCAAGAAGTGGAGCCCGAAGGCGGCTGCGGTCCCGGCCCCCGAAGCGGCACCGCAGGCCGAAGTGTCCGTGCCGACTGAGGCTGCTCCCGCGACGGGCGAACGCAAGAAGTGGGCGCCTAGGGCGGCGAGCGCCACCCCTGCGGAACCGCCTGCCGTCACCGCCGAGTCTGCCGCCCCCGCTCCCACCGAGCGCCCCAAGTGGCAGCCCCGCCGGGGGGCGGAAGCGGCCGCGCCACAGCCCCCCGTCGACGCCGCGCCGATCACCGAGCACGTCCACCTCGACCGGGTCGGGGAGAACCTGCTGGAGGAGGGCGCGCAGGCCACCTCCGAGCCTGGCCCCGGCGGCCGCAAGAAGTGGCAGCCGAAGAAAAAGGACTGACCTGTCCTCCTGACCCAAACGCCGTCCATCCGGGCGGCGTTTTGCCGTGTGGGCGGCGAGCCGTTGCCCACCCCCGGCCCGCGTTAAGATGCCCCCCATGACCATCGCCATCGTCACCGACTCGACGAGTGACCTCAGTCCTCAGCTTTGCGGTCAGTACGGGATTCGCAGCGTGCCGCTGTACGTTCACTTCGACGGCCAGATGTACAAAGACGGGCTGGAAATCACGCCTGCCGACCTCTTCGCCGGAATCAGGGCGGGCAAGAAGACCCCCAGCACGTCCCAGCCCAGCCCGGCCGAGTTCGCCGCCGTCTACGAGGACGCGCTCAGGGCGGCCGACGAGGTGCTGAGCCTTCACATCAGCGGGCAACTCTCGGGCACGGTAGGCAGCGCCCGGCTGGCCGCGCAGGACTTTGGCGGACGCGTCACGGTGATGGATAGCCGCTCGGCCACCCTGGGGCTGGGCATGCAGGCGATCCGGGCGGCGCAGCGGGCCGGGGAGGGCCGCTCCATGGCCGAGATCGTGGGTGAACTGGAGCGGGTCGCGGCGAAAACGGATATCCGCTTCACGGTGGACACCCTCGACTTCCTGCGGGCCAACGGGCGCATCGGCGGGGCGACGGCGCTGCTGGGCGGCCTGCTGAACATCAAGCCCATCCTGACGGTGAAGGCGGGCCGGGTCGAGGCCGCCGGGCGCGTGCGCGGCAGCAAGAAGGTCGTGCAGGACCTCGTGGACCACATCCGCAAGTACGTGGAGACCAACGGCGGCGCCCGCGTCACCTTCCTCTCGACCCTGGGCGGTGAGGCGACCTTGCAGGAGATTCGCGCGGGGGTGGCCGGGGTCAACTTCGAGGACCTGGGAGACCACCAC from the Deinococcus sp. NW-56 genome contains:
- a CDS encoding metallophosphoesterase, coding for MRLAILTDVHGNRFALEAVLEDLRAVSPDATSNLGDTVWGMADPAGAWALQREHAPPTVRGNTDEFFLADPSELEAETRAYREFLEGQLGGVPTELAALPLTATAADGEVLLAHGSPADAWEALFNLSDEEKMARVQNWPGAKVVVVGHTHTEAVWTRDGLTFVNAGAVSRQKDGDPTARWVLLERRAGVWNVTFCRTPYDTEAAARWATDHAPDGGAEAYMVRTGLRP
- a CDS encoding VWA-like domain-containing protein, encoding MTSPDLQPLISGSRLRLRGKSAFFATLLLHAEFVPSREVAAAGTDGERVYVNPEVAASLPPDVLDGLLLHEVLHAALSHVPRRGPREKKRWNRAADTIVNGMVAAAGLPLPPGAARDEHLERLSVEEVYTSLEGREAQDGQDEADDLLDGPPSDAPPRDGKPGGQGARQWQQALAQARSVEAMAGQGHDPLGMHRELARLSPARLDWRAQLWRFLARTPVDFGGFDRRFVGRGLYLEALDDESLTALVAVDTSGSVDDAAVRALVAEVQGVLGAYPHVRATLYYADTEAYGPWELRPGDPIPPPQGGGGTDFRPIFALAETHEPDVLIYLTDGYGDFPTQPPRMPTLWVVPPGGLEDEGFPFGDVLRLAEEGEGFTA
- a CDS encoding ATP-binding protein is translated as MTLTPAELQSYLSALVTGNLKLSTMIWGPPGVGKSSVVAQVAAAHGLDFVDVRLSQLAPTDLRGLPVPEADGQGGGVSRWYPPEFLPRGGQGVLFLDEVNMAPPTMQGMAQQLILDRRVGSYELPEGWFVWAAGNRKEDRASVFDMPPPLANRFLHLGVRPDFDSWRSYALGKGLHEHVIAFLTFRPELLHHLDPTQPAWPSPRAWEMAAQLHRAGLDAAPAVGEAAGAEFAAFVRLYEGLPDLGLVLRGQGAGLRLPAEPSVRYAAVVGLAARAANADEAYHAFTWLADAAGPEWLQLYVATLVSKFQATGQLGDLAGLLSRDERLATLVAGTLELAGG
- a CDS encoding DUF2726 domain-containing protein yields the protein MAPLGCLASLFGVRETPRAQPTPPSPPGTVPDRLPVEVKRYFFSRDEHAFFGALEEALAGTSYRVFPNVRLNDLFKITAQEGRQATYARLRDKHVDFLIVDGGAAYRPVLAIELDGASHGSEKQQHRDAVKDVAFRSAGLRLVRLPSRAYSAGELRERLRGELSAPSPR
- a CDS encoding heterodisulfide reductase-related iron-sulfur binding cluster, whose amino-acid sequence is MLPLEHKILFFLFALVAGLYGLWGFYRLYLRIRRGAPASEIRWNEMGSRLWYAAKTSLTQERTFRRRPWVSALHSLIFYGFVYYLLVNVVDGLEGFIPFHIYSDTFLGATYNLLADVLSFLVLVGVVSLVVRRLFHPSKRDFRFTEKTLLHPRVKNNFIKRDSLIVSSFIFFHVGSRILGNAAKMVEEARDLGRYDAFQPISSALGSALFSGLSEQAIQNWRIFGYWGALGSVLAFLAYFPYTKHIHIFMAPINYALKRPVGSGVLPPMKGLEEAMEAEEPKLGAEKLEDLEWPRLLDAYACIQCNRCQDVCPANATGKALSPAALEINKRMELNDLTSNGQSGVLLGGPSTLGFAAQGLAAPAGAPHPSPFVLRPTAFESGASTAHPLLEFAINEESVWACTTCGACMQVCPVQDEQMLDIIDIRRHQVMVAGEFPPQLQTAFRGMERASNPWGISRDKRMEWAEGLKVPTIDENPEPDVIYWVGCAASYDPGAQKVSRAFVQLLDKAGVNYAVLGKKEACTGDSARRAGNEFLYQQLAQENVETLNSVRPKLIVATCPHCMNAIGHEYKQLGGHYQTIHHTEYLETLVAAGKLPLAQLQEHVTYHDPCYLGRHNGVYDAPRTLITQMAGQVLELERSREGSFCCGAGGAQFWKEEEEGRERVSDNRFREIQARLDGATQAVAEYEQTGKVVAVGCPFCKSMMNSTPEKAKHDDIVVKDVAELMLESVQRATGEWVAPTAAPESTLEDSPQPTVPNAETPMARTGAAPSAGLGDDVVGSTSADVLNAQPGSPVGNADTQPEAQAAAPSPLTSSSADSSPRKAWKPGEVASPQPAAASDETGPAPARKSWKPKGSGDDVSAAPVEEVSNVQPPATSEGAAPARKAWKPKASDDVNPTPVVPEAQAEAAAPARKAWKPKATAESQPAEAAPEPSVTVAAPVLETAAPTGERKKWSPKAAAVPAPEAAPQAEVSVPTEAAPATGERKKWAPRAASATPAEPPAVTAESAAPAPTERPKWQPRRGAEAAAPQPPVDAAPITEHVHLDRVGENLLEEGAQATSEPGPGGRKKWQPKKKD
- a CDS encoding DegV family protein produces the protein MTIAIVTDSTSDLSPQLCGQYGIRSVPLYVHFDGQMYKDGLEITPADLFAGIRAGKKTPSTSQPSPAEFAAVYEDALRAADEVLSLHISGQLSGTVGSARLAAQDFGGRVTVMDSRSATLGLGMQAIRAAQRAGEGRSMAEIVGELERVAAKTDIRFTVDTLDFLRANGRIGGATALLGGLLNIKPILTVKAGRVEAAGRVRGSKKVVQDLVDHIRKYVETNGGARVTFLSTLGGEATLQEIRAGVAGVNFEDLGDHHIGAVIATHVGPGTVGAALEPLTA